A part of bacterium genomic DNA contains:
- a CDS encoding M48 family metalloprotease translates to MRKQSRATPGRTTRLGVLVLAAALSSGCAVNQATGQRQLMLISEQQEIAMGKEAHGQILASMGVYPDDQAQAYVSALGQELAALSERPDLPWTFTVIDDPIVNAFALPGGYIYVTRGIMTHLSSEAELVSVLGHEIGHVTGRHGANRMSKQQLAGIGLGVGMIVSPEFAQFGDLAQQGLGLLFLKYSRDDERQADDLGVRYTVNGGWDVREMPEVFGVLKNVGELAGAGRLPNWLSTHPDPDQRAQRINEQIERMAQDFSGSKRNRPTYFDRLDGMVFGPNPRQGYFEDNVFLHPDLAFQIQFPSGWATQNQTQAVVGQSEAQDAIAVLTLESEADPVAAAKAFTAQEGLEAGRIQTGKIHGFPAASIEFKVPKEQNALRGQVAYLRYNDNTYRLLGYTLESKWSTYGRPVGAFIGSFDRVTDRRVLNVQPARVKVVKLRRDMPFSEFARRYPSNAKPELLALINHTTTDGVVKAGEAKQVVGGPKAK, encoded by the coding sequence ATGAGGAAACAGAGTCGAGCGACGCCTGGTCGCACAACGAGGCTCGGCGTGTTGGTGCTCGCTGCGGCCCTCAGCAGCGGCTGTGCGGTGAATCAGGCGACTGGGCAGCGACAGCTCATGCTGATCAGCGAGCAACAGGAGATCGCGATGGGGAAGGAGGCCCACGGCCAGATCCTGGCCTCGATGGGCGTCTATCCCGACGACCAGGCGCAGGCTTACGTGTCGGCCCTGGGACAAGAGCTGGCCGCGCTGTCGGAGAGGCCGGACCTACCCTGGACGTTCACCGTGATCGACGACCCGATCGTCAATGCTTTTGCGCTGCCGGGCGGCTACATCTACGTCACCCGAGGCATCATGACCCATCTCTCGAGCGAGGCCGAACTGGTGTCGGTCCTCGGGCACGAGATCGGGCACGTCACCGGCCGGCACGGCGCCAACCGGATGAGCAAGCAACAGCTCGCGGGAATCGGGCTCGGCGTTGGCATGATCGTGTCGCCGGAGTTTGCCCAGTTCGGCGACCTGGCGCAGCAGGGCCTGGGCCTCTTGTTCCTGAAGTACTCCCGAGACGACGAACGCCAGGCGGACGACCTGGGCGTGCGCTACACGGTCAATGGCGGCTGGGACGTCCGCGAGATGCCCGAGGTTTTCGGCGTGTTGAAGAACGTCGGCGAGCTTGCGGGCGCGGGTCGCCTGCCGAACTGGCTTTCGACTCATCCCGATCCGGACCAGCGAGCTCAGCGGATAAACGAGCAGATCGAAAGGATGGCGCAGGACTTCAGTGGCTCGAAGAGGAACCGGCCGACCTACTTCGATCGACTCGACGGCATGGTCTTCGGCCCGAACCCGCGTCAAGGGTATTTCGAGGACAACGTCTTCCTGCACCCGGACCTGGCGTTCCAGATCCAGTTCCCGAGCGGCTGGGCGACTCAGAACCAGACCCAGGCGGTGGTCGGGCAGAGTGAGGCTCAGGATGCCATTGCCGTGTTGACGCTCGAGTCCGAGGCCGACCCGGTGGCCGCGGCGAAGGCGTTTACCGCGCAGGAGGGCCTCGAAGCCGGACGCATCCAGACCGGTAAGATCCACGGCTTCCCGGCCGCCTCGATCGAGTTCAAGGTACCCAAAGAGCAGAACGCTCTGCGCGGGCAGGTCGCGTACCTCCGTTACAACGACAACACCTACCGCCTGCTCGGCTACACGCTCGAGAGCAAGTGGTCGACGTACGGCCGGCCGGTCGGCGCCTTCATTGGGAGCTTCGACCGAGTGACCGACCGGCGGGTTCTCAACGTTCAGCCGGCGCGGGTCAAGGTCGTCAAGCTGCGGCGGGACATGCCCTTCAGCGAGTTCGCGCGCCGCTATCCTTCGAATGCTAAACCGGAGTTACTGGCCTTGATCAACCACACGACGACCGACGGGGTCGTCAAGGCCGGTGAAGCGAAGCAGGTCGTGGGCGGACCGAAGGCCAAGTAG
- a CDS encoding VWA domain-containing protein, translated as MRHRFFHLDPDLIQSILDGLSLERLFNQLLLASGGDAENAMEWMHELQERGYIDEGIDLEAFFDTLEDRRLIARDGQGGVMLTGAGERSIRKEAFEEIFSSLSRSSTGYHPVRSVGEGSEQLPETRSYRFGDDVHRLDATSSVRNALKRTLGDLELAEDDLEVHETEHLTACSTVVAIDVSHSMILYGEDRITPAKKVALALTELITTKYPKDSLGVLLFGDRAERIELSDLAYVDAGPFHTNTREGLQLARSMLARQKQPNKQIFLITDGKPSAITEGGSVYKNPFGLDMKIVNRTLEEADLCRRQKIVITTFMLATDPMLTDFVEKLTQVNRGRAYFASPQDLGEFILADYIKNRRKRLH; from the coding sequence ATGCGGCATCGCTTCTTCCATCTCGATCCCGATCTCATCCAGTCGATCCTCGACGGGCTGAGCTTGGAGCGGCTCTTCAACCAGCTGCTGCTCGCCTCCGGCGGCGACGCAGAGAACGCCATGGAGTGGATGCACGAGCTCCAGGAGCGCGGCTACATCGATGAAGGCATCGATCTCGAGGCCTTCTTCGACACTCTCGAAGATCGGCGCCTGATCGCGAGGGACGGCCAGGGCGGCGTCATGCTCACCGGCGCCGGGGAGCGCAGCATCCGCAAAGAGGCCTTCGAGGAGATCTTCTCGAGCCTCTCGCGCAGCTCCACCGGTTATCACCCGGTCAGGTCCGTCGGCGAAGGCTCCGAGCAATTGCCCGAGACGCGCTCGTACCGGTTCGGCGACGACGTTCATCGCTTGGACGCGACCTCTTCGGTTCGTAACGCCCTCAAGAGGACCCTCGGCGACCTGGAGCTCGCCGAAGACGATCTCGAAGTCCACGAGACCGAGCACTTGACGGCATGCTCGACGGTGGTCGCTATCGACGTCTCGCATTCGATGATTCTCTACGGCGAGGACCGCATCACTCCCGCCAAGAAAGTGGCGCTGGCTTTGACCGAGTTGATCACCACTAAGTACCCGAAGGACTCCCTCGGTGTGCTTCTGTTCGGAGACCGCGCCGAGCGTATCGAGCTGTCGGACCTGGCCTACGTGGATGCGGGACCATTCCACACGAACACGCGGGAAGGCCTCCAGCTCGCCCGCTCCATGCTGGCGCGGCAAAAGCAACCCAACAAACAAATCTTCCTGATCACCGACGGCAAGCCGTCCGCGATCACCGAAGGCGGATCGGTCTACAAAAACCCCTTCGGACTCGACATGAAGATCGTCAACCGCACGCTCGAAGAGGCCGATCTCTGTCGCCGCCAGAAGATCGTCATCACCACGTTCATGCTGGCCACCGATCCCATGCTGACCGACTTCGTCGAGAAGCTGACGCAGGTCAACCGTGGCCGCGCCTATTTCGCCTCACCCCAGGACCTGGGTGAGTTCATCCTCGCCGACTACATAAAGAACCGAAGAAAGCGGCTGCACTAG